In Thermococcus sp. JdF3, a genomic segment contains:
- a CDS encoding thiamine pyrophosphate-dependent enzyme, whose translation MNLPTGREAFEPRRPGSEDVAWCPGCGNFGIRNILISALAELGLRPSQVAIISGIGQAAKMPHYINANGYHTLHGRAIPIATGVKAANPELTVIAEGGDGDMYAEGGNHLLHAIRRNPDITVLIHDNRIYGLTKGQASPTTMVGMKTPTQPWGVFEEPFNPVALAVAMNASFVARTFMGYFRESVEIIKKAIQHRGLAIVDILHPCVSFNRVNTYAWYREHTYWMDDHDPHDREAAFRRAIETDPLPLGIFYINERPTFEESVPAYRTDKRPLWKREPKLDLVEEFFESKRL comes from the coding sequence ATGAATCTGCCCACTGGCAGGGAGGCCTTTGAACCCAGAAGGCCAGGAAGCGAGGACGTCGCCTGGTGCCCGGGCTGCGGCAACTTCGGCATAAGGAACATACTCATCTCAGCCCTTGCTGAGCTTGGACTGAGGCCGAGTCAGGTGGCGATAATCAGCGGAATAGGACAGGCTGCGAAGATGCCCCACTACATCAACGCCAACGGCTACCACACGCTCCATGGAAGGGCGATACCGATAGCAACCGGAGTGAAGGCGGCAAATCCGGAACTGACGGTTATAGCCGAGGGCGGAGACGGCGACATGTACGCCGAGGGTGGAAACCACCTGCTCCACGCGATAAGGAGGAACCCGGACATAACGGTTCTCATCCACGACAACCGGATATACGGCCTCACGAAGGGACAGGCTTCCCCGACGACCATGGTCGGGATGAAGACCCCAACCCAGCCGTGGGGAGTTTTTGAAGAGCCATTCAACCCCGTGGCCCTGGCGGTAGCTATGAACGCATCCTTCGTGGCAAGAACCTTCATGGGCTACTTCAGGGAAAGTGTGGAGATAATCAAGAAGGCAATTCAGCACAGGGGGTTGGCTATAGTTGACATCCTCCACCCGTGCGTCAGCTTCAACAGGGTGAATACCTACGCCTGGTACAGGGAGCACACCTACTGGATGGACGACCACGACCCTCACGACAGGGAGGCCGCCTTCAGGCGCGCGATAGAGACCGATCCCCTCCCGCTGGGAATCTTCTACATCAACGAGAGGCCGACCTTTGAAGAGAGTGTTCCGGCCTACAGAACCGATAAACGGCCCCTGTGGAAGCGCGAGCCGAAGCTCGACCTTGTGGAGGAGTTCTTCGAAAGCAAGAGGCTCTGA
- a CDS encoding peroxiredoxin, translating to MNVGEKAPDFVLKDQNGEDFRLSDFRGKKVLLSFHPLAWTGICEKQMKALEENHERFEDLNVVPVGISVDAVPSKKAWAEHIGLKKLRILSDFWPHGEVAKLYGLFREKDGFSERANVLIDEDGKVAFFKVYPIREVPDLEGIFGLLEGG from the coding sequence ATGAACGTTGGTGAAAAGGCTCCGGATTTCGTTCTGAAGGACCAGAACGGTGAGGATTTCAGACTGAGCGATTTCAGGGGGAAGAAAGTCCTCCTGTCCTTCCACCCGCTCGCCTGGACAGGGATATGCGAGAAGCAGATGAAAGCCCTTGAGGAAAACCATGAGAGGTTTGAGGACCTGAACGTTGTCCCGGTGGGGATAAGCGTCGATGCCGTGCCGAGCAAGAAGGCATGGGCCGAACACATTGGGCTTAAGAAACTCAGAATCCTGAGCGATTTCTGGCCGCATGGGGAGGTCGCAAAGCTCTACGGCCTGTTCCGCGAAAAGGATGGCTTTTCAGAGAGGGCGAACGTCCTCATAGACGAAGACGGGAAGGTGGCGTTCTTCAAGGTCTATCCGATAAGGGAAGTGCCCGACCTGGAGGGGATATTCGGGCTCCTGGAGGGAGGGTGA
- a CDS encoding FprA family A-type flavoprotein produces the protein MPDVKVERILEDPELYIIRVDDDRIKYFEATWDIPEGITYNAYLMKLDGATVLFDLSKAEYTDLFMEALEKLVDPKEVTHVVIHHTEPDHTGALPAFLEANGYKAKLIGTSFAKRFLEGFYGEKVVENFYTIKDGEEMNIGGKTFRFITVPWLHWPDTMITYVVEDKLIFSCDAGGGYGIPETIDDSNEEVVQRYLPHVTKYIVTVIGHYHKYIVQNIKKLKSLGIVEEARMILPGHGLIWRKNPMRIFEHYEAVGAGKTTKGKVLVIYDSMYGFVERRMNIVLDELRKHGLKPVVYKFTDKEAPAVSDILGEVPDSEAIIIGASTYEAEIHPRIRYALYEIVDKANYEKPVLIVGAFGWAGVAGKKIETLITRSKFDHVDTVESRGMPRPEDEERLREGVRKLVELIS, from the coding sequence ATGCCGGATGTAAAAGTTGAAAGGATTCTTGAGGATCCGGAGCTCTACATAATCCGGGTCGACGATGACCGGATAAAGTACTTCGAGGCCACCTGGGACATCCCTGAGGGGATAACCTACAACGCTTACCTGATGAAGCTTGACGGTGCGACGGTTCTCTTCGACCTGAGCAAGGCCGAATATACCGACCTCTTCATGGAGGCCCTCGAAAAGCTGGTCGATCCAAAGGAGGTAACCCACGTTGTAATCCACCACACCGAGCCCGACCACACAGGGGCGCTGCCGGCCTTCCTTGAGGCCAACGGCTACAAAGCCAAGCTCATAGGCACGAGTTTCGCCAAGCGTTTCCTGGAGGGATTCTACGGCGAGAAAGTCGTTGAGAACTTTTACACCATCAAGGACGGCGAGGAGATGAACATTGGCGGCAAGACCTTCCGCTTCATAACCGTCCCCTGGCTACACTGGCCGGACACGATGATAACCTACGTGGTCGAGGACAAGCTAATCTTCTCCTGCGACGCCGGCGGCGGCTACGGAATCCCCGAGACCATCGACGACAGCAATGAAGAGGTCGTCCAACGCTATCTCCCCCACGTAACCAAGTACATAGTCACCGTCATCGGACACTACCACAAGTACATCGTCCAGAACATCAAGAAGCTCAAGAGCCTTGGCATAGTCGAGGAGGCCAGGATGATACTCCCAGGTCACGGCCTCATCTGGCGTAAGAACCCCATGAGGATATTCGAACACTACGAAGCTGTCGGCGCAGGAAAGACCACGAAGGGCAAGGTCCTTGTCATCTACGACTCCATGTACGGCTTCGTGGAGAGGAGGATGAACATCGTCCTAGACGAGCTGAGGAAGCACGGACTGAAACCGGTCGTCTACAAATTCACAGACAAGGAGGCCCCCGCTGTCAGCGACATACTGGGTGAAGTCCCCGACAGCGAGGCGATAATCATCGGCGCCTCGACCTACGAGGCCGAGATACACCCGCGCATAAGGTACGCCCTCTACGAGATAGTGGACAAGGCCAACTACGAGAAGCCCGTCCTCATCGTCGGCGCCTTCGGCTGGGCCGGTGTCGCGGGCAAGAAGATAGAGACACTAATAACTCGCAGCAAGTTCGACCACGTTGATACCGTCGAGAGCAGGGGAATGCCCCGGCCGGAGGACGAGGAGAGGCTCAGGGAGGGGGTCAGGAAGCTCGTGGAGTTGATCTCCTGA